A region of Thermovibrio ammonificans HB-1 DNA encodes the following proteins:
- a CDS encoding RluA family pseudouridine synthase, whose product MEKVATQKQRLDQFVAEAAQISRSQAKEIIEKGLVKVNGKTVQKPAYKVKEGERVEFEVPEPEPIEVKPEAIPLEVIYEDQDVIVINKPAGMVVHPAPGHYSGTLVNALLHHCKDLGGIGGALRPGIVHRLDKDTAGLIVVAKNDLAQQSLIEQFKNRSVGRFYRALIYGIPKREHDRIVLPIGRDKFDRKKFSPNTTSPKEAITNYWVIEKFPEHNVAEIKCKLETGRTHQIRVHMSNLGHPLLGDRTYGYKPSRIEDEKLRRLIDEMGMHALCAYYLAFDHPRTGKRMEFEVELPKGYQRVLNYLKGFYSTE is encoded by the coding sequence ATGGAGAAGGTGGCCACCCAGAAGCAGCGGCTCGACCAGTTCGTTGCCGAGGCGGCCCAGATATCCAGAAGCCAGGCAAAGGAGATTATCGAGAAAGGCCTTGTAAAGGTCAACGGAAAGACCGTTCAGAAACCGGCATATAAAGTTAAAGAGGGTGAGAGGGTAGAGTTTGAAGTCCCGGAGCCCGAGCCCATAGAGGTCAAACCGGAGGCCATCCCCTTAGAGGTAATTTACGAAGACCAAGACGTTATAGTGATAAACAAACCGGCGGGAATGGTTGTCCACCCCGCCCCCGGCCACTACTCGGGAACTCTGGTTAACGCGCTCCTCCACCACTGTAAGGACTTGGGAGGAATAGGCGGGGCCCTCAGGCCGGGAATAGTCCACAGGCTCGACAAAGACACCGCCGGCCTAATTGTTGTTGCAAAGAACGACCTTGCCCAGCAGTCACTAATTGAGCAGTTTAAAAACAGAAGCGTAGGCAGGTTTTACAGAGCCCTAATCTACGGAATTCCAAAGAGAGAGCACGACAGAATAGTCCTTCCGATAGGAAGGGATAAGTTCGACAGGAAGAAGTTCTCTCCCAACACCACAAGCCCCAAGGAGGCCATAACCAACTACTGGGTTATTGAAAAGTTCCCCGAGCACAACGTTGCAGAGATAAAGTGCAAACTGGAAACGGGAAGAACCCACCAGATAAGGGTCCACATGTCTAACCTGGGCCACCCGCTACTTGGAGACAGAACCTACGGCTACAAACCAAGTAGAATAGAGGATGAAAAGCTCCGCAGGCTGATAGACGAGATGGGAATGCACGCCCTCTGCGCTTACTACCTCGCCTTCGACCACCCCAGAACCGGCAAGAGAATGGAGTTTGAGGTGGAGCTTCCGAAAGGCTACCAAAGGGTTCTGAACTACCTTAAAGGTTTTTATAGCACCGAGTAA
- a CDS encoding DNA gyrase inhibitor YacG produces the protein MKKVKCPNCGKEVEWENNPFRPFCCEQCKLADLSKWLNEEYAVVEEIVLEEEGDSGS, from the coding sequence TTGAAAAAGGTAAAGTGCCCTAACTGCGGAAAGGAGGTGGAGTGGGAGAACAACCCTTTCCGTCCTTTCTGCTGTGAGCAGTGTAAGCTGGCAGACCTCTCAAAGTGGCTGAACGAAGAGTACGCAGTTGTGGAGGAGATAGTCCTTGAAGAAGAAGGTGACTCCGGCTCTTAG
- a CDS encoding aspartate kinase, producing the protein MALIVQKFGGTSMGSIERIRLVAQRVLEEKEKGNQVVVVVSAMAGETDRLIELVKSITPEPNERDMDFVVSTGEQVSAGLLSITLNHLGHPAVALSGWQAGIKTDDAFTKARIISIDTERILKHLKEGKIVVITGFQGITEEGEITTLGRGGSDTSAVALAAALNADRCDIYTDVDGVYTADPRIVPEARKIPVLSYEEMLELASLGAKVLQIRSVEFAMKYKVPLRVRSTFQPDEGTLIKEEDETMERVVVRGIAHNKNEARITVVRVPDKPGIAAKLFDALAEANIPVDMIVQNVSVDGYTDISFTVDKNDAQKAEKITQKVAQEIGAREVIRDDKIAKVSIVGLGMRSHAGVAGKVFETLANYGINILMISTSEIKISCIIDEKFTELAVRVLHEAFGLDKEH; encoded by the coding sequence ATGGCTCTAATCGTCCAGAAGTTTGGCGGAACCTCCATGGGCTCCATAGAGAGAATAAGGCTGGTGGCCCAAAGGGTCCTTGAGGAGAAGGAGAAGGGCAACCAGGTTGTAGTGGTAGTATCGGCAATGGCCGGCGAGACCGACAGGCTCATAGAGCTCGTAAAGTCCATAACCCCCGAGCCCAACGAGCGGGACATGGACTTTGTGGTCTCTACGGGGGAGCAGGTATCGGCAGGGCTCCTCTCTATAACCCTAAACCACCTGGGACACCCGGCAGTGGCCCTGTCGGGGTGGCAGGCCGGCATAAAGACCGACGACGCCTTCACCAAGGCGAGGATAATCTCGATAGACACGGAGAGAATCCTAAAGCACCTTAAAGAGGGCAAGATAGTTGTAATTACAGGCTTCCAAGGCATAACCGAAGAGGGCGAGATAACAACGCTGGGCAGGGGAGGTTCCGACACTTCGGCGGTGGCCCTTGCGGCGGCACTCAACGCCGACCGGTGCGACATCTACACCGACGTAGACGGCGTTTACACCGCAGACCCCAGAATAGTTCCCGAGGCGAGGAAGATACCGGTACTCTCCTACGAGGAGATGTTGGAGCTCGCCTCACTCGGTGCGAAGGTTTTACAGATTCGCTCCGTTGAGTTTGCGATGAAGTACAAGGTCCCGCTTAGGGTGCGCAGCACCTTCCAGCCAGACGAGGGAACCCTCATCAAGGAGGAAGACGAGACCATGGAGAGAGTGGTAGTAAGGGGAATAGCCCACAACAAGAACGAGGCGAGGATTACGGTTGTAAGGGTGCCCGACAAGCCGGGCATTGCGGCTAAGCTCTTCGACGCCCTGGCAGAGGCGAACATACCGGTAGATATGATAGTTCAGAACGTTTCGGTAGACGGCTACACCGACATCTCCTTCACCGTAGACAAAAACGACGCCCAGAAGGCCGAGAAGATAACCCAGAAAGTGGCCCAAGAGATAGGGGCAAGGGAAGTTATAAGGGACGACAAAATAGCCAAGGTCTCCATTGTAGGCCTCGGAATGAGGAGCCACGCCGGAGTTGCCGGCAAGGTGTTTGAAACCCTTGCCAACTACGGAATCAACATACTGATGATTTCCACATCGGAGATAAAGATATCCTGCATAATCGACGAGAAGTTCACAGAGCTCGCGGTAAGGGTTCTCCACGAAGCCTTCGGCCTCGATAAGGAACATTAG
- a CDS encoding methyl-accepting chemotaxis protein: MTIKQKLLLINVVILAFVIALVGFFFFDVKLQMEALNREKVLNDLSSKISLLVHETQRERGASAGYLGSRGKKFAAILRQQRLRTDERVAQFKEFLSRVGLDAFPEDIREKLQEALAYLAQLPQVRQKVDSLSIPVKEEVAYYTNLNKVLLDAVALSAKHASTSSLVKALKGYSCFLKAKERVGIERAILSNAFAADKFAPGMFAKWLQLVAQQEAYLDAFKSIASDRVLEFYREKMNSPVVSEVERMRRIALEKAETGGFGVDSVYWYKTITRMIDLMKQVDDFISESNRELIKSLYRKNEAKAIAVGVSSLVFMVGISLFLYLVSRSISRRIELLNEKVGRLEQLDLTVDLSVEGNDEIADMVRSLNGVIQRIKELLLRSLEVAQVNYKESEHLDQIAKKLKELSDSVAEDVAEIRESISTTKEDAFVNKQTASEIAQVLSEAGGVVNELLKSVTSFTEVVSSGKAKQEELEELVSSIESKTGEIKRIVDIISNIAEQTNLLALNAAIEASRAGEAGKGFAVVADEVRKLAEKVRSSLLEISQITEFITKGIKQVAVQTKEMAAQMEEMSESFSGLVAEAEKTKESLVEAEEKTDLLTRRQEELVELMEGLEGRVEEIDGAVEQEKKGVEEVQQATKALKREANVLKELLSQFKV, encoded by the coding sequence ATGACCATAAAGCAGAAGTTGCTGCTCATAAACGTTGTCATTCTGGCCTTCGTTATTGCCCTTGTGGGGTTTTTCTTCTTCGACGTGAAGCTTCAGATGGAAGCTCTGAACAGGGAGAAGGTTTTAAATGACCTCTCGTCTAAAATCAGTCTTCTCGTCCATGAAACCCAGAGGGAGCGCGGAGCCAGCGCCGGCTACTTGGGTAGCAGGGGGAAGAAGTTTGCCGCTATTTTGAGGCAGCAGCGTTTAAGGACCGATGAACGGGTTGCTCAGTTTAAGGAGTTCCTCTCACGCGTTGGGCTCGATGCCTTCCCCGAGGATATAAGGGAGAAGCTTCAGGAGGCGCTCGCTTACCTTGCTCAGCTTCCCCAGGTAAGGCAGAAGGTTGATTCACTATCCATACCGGTTAAGGAAGAGGTGGCCTACTACACCAACCTCAACAAGGTTCTGCTCGACGCAGTTGCCCTCTCTGCAAAGCACGCAAGCACTTCATCTCTCGTAAAGGCTCTAAAGGGTTACTCTTGCTTCCTGAAGGCGAAGGAGAGGGTCGGCATAGAGCGGGCCATTCTCAGCAACGCCTTTGCCGCCGATAAGTTCGCTCCGGGAATGTTCGCCAAGTGGCTTCAGCTTGTTGCCCAGCAAGAGGCCTACCTGGATGCCTTCAAGTCTATAGCCAGCGACAGGGTTTTAGAGTTCTACAGGGAGAAGATGAACTCTCCGGTTGTTTCTGAAGTTGAGAGGATGAGGCGTATAGCCCTTGAGAAAGCCGAAACCGGAGGGTTCGGCGTAGACAGCGTTTACTGGTACAAGACAATCACGAGGATGATAGACCTTATGAAACAGGTTGACGACTTCATATCCGAGAGCAACCGCGAGCTTATAAAGAGCCTTTACAGGAAGAACGAGGCCAAGGCCATTGCGGTGGGAGTTTCATCTCTGGTCTTTATGGTCGGCATTTCCCTCTTCCTCTACCTTGTGAGTAGGAGCATAAGCAGGAGGATAGAGCTTCTCAACGAAAAAGTCGGCCGGCTGGAACAGCTCGACCTTACCGTTGACCTCTCGGTTGAGGGTAACGACGAGATTGCCGATATGGTCCGCTCCCTCAACGGCGTTATCCAGCGTATCAAGGAGCTTCTGCTGCGCTCCTTGGAGGTTGCTCAGGTTAACTACAAAGAGAGCGAGCACCTGGACCAGATTGCCAAAAAACTCAAGGAGCTCAGTGATTCGGTTGCCGAGGACGTTGCCGAAATAAGGGAGAGCATCTCTACAACGAAGGAAGACGCCTTTGTTAACAAGCAGACCGCCTCTGAAATCGCCCAGGTTCTCTCAGAGGCCGGCGGCGTTGTGAACGAACTTCTAAAAAGCGTTACCTCTTTCACCGAAGTTGTCTCGAGCGGTAAGGCTAAACAGGAAGAGCTTGAAGAGCTTGTCTCCTCGATAGAGAGCAAAACCGGAGAGATAAAACGGATAGTGGACATAATCTCCAACATTGCAGAGCAGACCAACCTCCTTGCCCTGAACGCGGCCATAGAGGCCTCGAGGGCCGGTGAGGCCGGCAAAGGGTTCGCCGTTGTTGCAGACGAGGTAAGGAAGCTCGCCGAGAAGGTGAGAAGCTCCCTCCTTGAAATCAGCCAGATAACCGAGTTTATCACCAAGGGGATAAAACAGGTTGCCGTTCAAACTAAAGAGATGGCGGCTCAGATGGAGGAGATGTCGGAGAGCTTCTCGGGCCTTGTTGCAGAAGCGGAAAAGACCAAGGAGAGCCTTGTTGAGGCAGAGGAGAAGACCGACCTGCTCACCCGCCGTCAGGAAGAGCTCGTTGAGCTTATGGAAGGGCTTGAAGGCAGGGTAGAGGAGATAGACGGTGCGGTTGAGCAGGAGAAGAAAGGCGTTGAAGAGGTTCAGCAGGCAACAAAGGCCCTGAAGCGGGAGGCCAACGTCCTTAAGGAGCTCCTCTCTCAGTTTAAGGTGTAA
- the mutS gene encoding DNA mismatch repair protein MutS: MKKKVTPALRQYLELKEQYKDAILMFRMGDFYEMFFEDAEVAARELEIALTKRSFGKGGEKAPMCGVPYHAVEGYIAKLVKKGYKVAVCEQLEEPKPGKKVVKRGVVRVITPGTYFEDESEDRFLMAVFPASRGRFAVAWAELSSGDFLFTTVDAQGLRSLLNKFRPKEVILPPGVKLPLVKEELPAALVQERDYFKPELKLPDAADNGELSAVNAIYRFVEETQKEFVPKLKSPRRYTGERYVYIDPYTQRNLELTEPLVENLSRDTLFSTLNRTKTGMGRRLLKFWILHPLRSVSEINRRLDAVGELKESFLLADELSELLSGVYDVERLVTKATAGIINPKEMASLRASLKALPKIKKLLESFSSELLSQLASTFDDLYDIYCELERVLVDSPPLSPKEGGLIRKGVHPELDELRRIKENAEQIIREIEERERKRTGIQSLKVGFNNVFGYYIEVSKPNLHLVPSDYIRRQTLVNAERFITPELKEFEEKVLSAQERIEKIEYELFKELRRFISDRASRIVETAEKLATIDVLLSFAKVARDFNYTRPEVGDFYEVEIVQGRHPVLERSLQEEFIPNDTTLNREQFFLLITGPNMGGKSVFLRQTALIVAMAQMGSFVPAESARIGVVDRIFTRVGASDSLSRGLSTFMMEMVETANILKNATEKSLIILDEIGRGTSTYDGMSIARAVVEYICNRIGAKTLFATHYHELTELEGQVRGVKNYHVCVKEVDGKVVFTHRVKPGPSEKSYGIHVAELAGLPEEVVERAREILKSLESGGRKGSKSLTYSAGSSELPLLQVAQKRVEYGSGPNLEPEVEKILREIAQVEISTTTPLEALMLLAKLKEAVKSLKTFKEMA; this comes from the coding sequence TTGAAGAAGAAGGTGACTCCGGCTCTTAGGCAGTACTTGGAGCTTAAGGAGCAGTATAAAGACGCCATTTTGATGTTCCGGATGGGCGACTTTTACGAGATGTTCTTTGAAGACGCCGAAGTTGCCGCCCGGGAGCTCGAGATTGCCCTTACAAAGCGCTCCTTCGGCAAGGGGGGCGAGAAGGCCCCGATGTGCGGCGTTCCCTACCACGCCGTTGAGGGCTACATAGCCAAGCTGGTTAAGAAGGGCTACAAGGTGGCCGTTTGCGAGCAGCTGGAGGAGCCTAAGCCTGGTAAGAAGGTGGTTAAGCGCGGCGTTGTAAGGGTGATTACTCCCGGAACCTATTTTGAGGACGAAAGTGAAGACCGCTTTCTCATGGCGGTTTTCCCCGCCTCCAGGGGGCGCTTTGCCGTTGCCTGGGCAGAGCTTTCAAGCGGAGACTTCCTGTTTACAACCGTAGATGCCCAAGGGCTTCGCTCCCTTTTGAATAAGTTTAGGCCCAAGGAGGTTATCCTGCCTCCCGGGGTGAAGCTCCCCCTCGTTAAGGAAGAGCTTCCCGCCGCGCTTGTTCAGGAGAGGGACTACTTTAAGCCCGAGCTTAAACTGCCCGATGCCGCAGATAACGGCGAACTTTCGGCCGTTAACGCCATTTACCGCTTTGTTGAAGAGACCCAGAAGGAGTTTGTTCCCAAGCTGAAATCCCCCAGGCGTTACACGGGGGAGCGCTACGTTTACATAGACCCTTATACCCAGAGGAACCTGGAGCTTACAGAGCCCCTTGTTGAGAACCTCTCCAGGGATACCCTCTTTTCTACCCTTAACAGAACGAAAACGGGAATGGGGCGCAGGCTCTTAAAGTTCTGGATACTCCACCCTTTAAGGAGCGTAAGCGAAATCAACAGGCGGCTTGATGCCGTTGGAGAGCTGAAGGAGAGCTTCCTCCTCGCCGACGAGCTCTCGGAGCTCCTTTCGGGGGTTTACGATGTAGAGCGCCTTGTTACCAAGGCAACGGCCGGAATCATAAACCCCAAAGAGATGGCCTCGCTCAGGGCCTCCTTGAAGGCTCTGCCTAAAATTAAGAAGCTCCTTGAGAGCTTCTCCTCCGAGCTTCTATCTCAGCTTGCCTCAACTTTCGACGACCTCTACGATATCTACTGCGAGCTTGAAAGGGTTCTCGTTGACTCTCCGCCCCTCTCTCCCAAGGAGGGGGGCCTCATAAGGAAGGGTGTTCACCCGGAACTCGATGAACTCCGCCGCATAAAGGAGAACGCCGAGCAGATAATCAGGGAGATTGAGGAGAGGGAGCGGAAAAGAACCGGTATTCAGAGCCTTAAGGTAGGCTTCAACAACGTTTTCGGCTACTACATCGAGGTCTCAAAGCCCAATTTGCACCTGGTTCCCTCCGACTACATAAGGAGGCAGACCCTCGTTAACGCCGAGCGTTTCATCACTCCCGAGCTCAAGGAGTTCGAAGAGAAAGTCCTCTCGGCTCAGGAGCGCATAGAGAAGATAGAGTACGAACTCTTTAAAGAGCTTCGCCGCTTTATTTCAGACAGGGCCTCCCGTATAGTTGAAACGGCCGAGAAGCTCGCCACGATAGACGTTCTCCTCTCCTTTGCGAAGGTGGCAAGGGACTTTAACTACACCCGGCCGGAGGTGGGCGACTTCTACGAAGTAGAGATAGTTCAGGGGCGCCATCCCGTTCTTGAAAGGAGCCTCCAGGAGGAGTTCATACCCAACGACACCACCCTTAACAGGGAGCAGTTTTTCCTCCTTATTACCGGTCCGAACATGGGAGGAAAGTCGGTCTTCCTCCGGCAGACCGCCCTCATAGTTGCCATGGCCCAAATGGGCTCCTTTGTTCCGGCCGAGAGTGCCCGAATAGGCGTTGTAGACAGGATATTTACCCGGGTTGGCGCTTCCGATAGCCTCAGCCGAGGCCTCTCTACCTTTATGATGGAGATGGTTGAAACCGCCAACATCTTAAAGAACGCCACCGAGAAGAGCCTCATAATCCTCGACGAAATCGGTAGGGGCACAAGCACCTACGACGGTATGAGCATAGCCCGGGCCGTAGTTGAGTACATATGCAACAGAATAGGTGCCAAAACCCTCTTTGCCACCCACTACCACGAGCTTACCGAGCTTGAGGGGCAGGTGAGGGGAGTGAAGAACTACCACGTCTGCGTTAAAGAGGTAGACGGCAAGGTCGTTTTCACCCACCGGGTAAAGCCCGGGCCTTCGGAGAAATCCTACGGCATCCACGTTGCCGAGCTTGCAGGCCTTCCCGAAGAGGTGGTAGAGAGGGCAAGGGAGATACTAAAAAGCCTTGAGTCGGGCGGCCGTAAAGGCAGTAAGAGCCTTACCTACTCCGCTGGAAGCTCCGAGCTTCCCCTCCTTCAGGTTGCCCAGAAAAGGGTTGAGTACGGCTCCGGCCCCAACCTTGAGCCGGAAGTTGAAAAAATACTCAGGGAAATTGCTCAGGTGGAGATATCTACAACCACCCCCCTTGAAGCTCTGATGCTCCTTGCTAAGCTCAAGGAGGCGGTTAAATCCTTGAAAACCTTCAAGGAGATGGCCTGA
- a CDS encoding macro domain-containing protein, with protein sequence MKVLAEREVNGCTFKAVQGDITEESTEAIVNPANSLLKHGGGVAGAIVRKGGAVIQKESDALVERNGPVPVGSAVYTSAGNLKAKYVIHTVGPVWGEGNEEEKLRRAVRSALRVADSLGVSSVALPAISTGIFGYPKREGVKVIVSEAVNYFKDTPNSSVKELHFTALDSETAELFKEALENL encoded by the coding sequence TTGAAGGTACTTGCAGAAAGAGAGGTAAACGGTTGCACTTTTAAGGCTGTTCAGGGTGATATTACCGAGGAATCTACCGAGGCTATTGTGAACCCGGCCAACTCCCTTCTGAAACACGGCGGAGGTGTTGCCGGTGCGATAGTCAGAAAAGGGGGAGCGGTTATTCAAAAAGAGAGCGACGCTTTGGTTGAGAGGAACGGCCCTGTTCCCGTTGGAAGTGCCGTTTACACCTCTGCAGGGAACTTAAAGGCGAAGTACGTTATTCACACGGTCGGCCCGGTTTGGGGCGAGGGAAACGAGGAGGAGAAACTGAGGCGGGCCGTTCGTTCGGCCTTGAGGGTTGCCGACTCTTTGGGTGTAAGCTCTGTGGCTCTCCCTGCGATAAGCACCGGGATATTCGGTTATCCCAAGAGGGAAGGGGTTAAGGTGATAGTCAGCGAGGCTGTTAACTACTTTAAAGACACTCCGAACTCTTCTGTGAAGGAGCTTCACTTCACCGCCTTAGACTCTGAAACGGCCGAGCTGTTTAAAGAGGCCCTTGAGAACCTCTGA
- a CDS encoding 16S rRNA (uracil(1498)-N(3))-methyltransferase produces the protein MRRFKVDSIKGSVAYLRGQEARHALKVLRLKKGDEIIVFDGEGKEYSAVIEAASPTSVKLKIVEEINVNRDSPLNSTLYMGLTNKLQKFELALQKVTELGVTRIVPVVCARSSTAQLVKNWSGKMRRWQEIVVNAAKQCGRSVLPELLEPVPLPEVEDDSDLKFVLWEKGGKSLKNYQDYVASSVSLLVGPEGGLEKGEIELLESKGFKPIYLGKRILRAETAAIAGVTLVQFIWGDLG, from the coding sequence ATGAGAAGGTTTAAAGTAGACTCAATCAAGGGAAGCGTGGCCTACCTGCGGGGGCAGGAGGCCCGCCACGCCCTTAAAGTTCTTAGGCTCAAAAAGGGCGACGAGATAATAGTTTTCGACGGCGAAGGTAAGGAGTACTCTGCCGTTATAGAGGCCGCTTCGCCCACCTCTGTGAAGCTCAAAATCGTTGAGGAGATAAACGTAAACAGAGATTCCCCCTTGAACTCCACCCTCTATATGGGTCTTACCAACAAGCTTCAGAAGTTTGAGCTTGCCCTCCAGAAGGTTACCGAGCTCGGCGTTACGAGGATTGTTCCGGTGGTTTGTGCCCGCTCGTCAACCGCCCAGCTGGTAAAGAACTGGTCGGGGAAGATGCGCAGGTGGCAGGAGATAGTTGTTAACGCTGCAAAGCAATGCGGCAGAAGTGTTTTGCCCGAGCTTTTGGAACCCGTGCCGCTACCCGAGGTGGAAGACGACTCCGATCTTAAGTTTGTTCTTTGGGAGAAGGGAGGTAAGTCCCTGAAGAACTACCAGGACTACGTTGCCTCCTCCGTTTCCCTCCTTGTAGGCCCGGAAGGCGGCCTTGAGAAGGGAGAGATAGAGCTGCTTGAGTCTAAGGGGTTTAAGCCCATCTATTTGGGCAAGCGGATACTAAGGGCGGAAACGGCGGCTATTGCAGGAGTTACACTTGTCCAGTTCATCTGGGGAGACCTGGGATAG
- a CDS encoding DUF996 domain-containing protein, with amino-acid sequence MRDYKVLGGLGAVFICLSVVPYIGPLLTLTGVILLGLALKSLGEPQLFRDFLLWVAVGIVGGAAAALLVFTGTLPAIKGTGAPSYVITGAGLLLGYVTGVVQALFLKRVFDNLQRLTGQELFGWAGKLFLAGAVLLVLGIGVVVAWAGWVVAAVAFFTAPERLRPSP; translated from the coding sequence ATGAGGGACTACAAGGTTCTCGGGGGATTGGGGGCGGTTTTCATCTGTTTAAGCGTAGTTCCCTACATAGGCCCCCTGCTCACACTGACAGGGGTTATCCTTCTCGGCTTGGCCTTAAAGAGCCTCGGGGAGCCGCAGCTCTTTAGGGATTTTCTGCTGTGGGTTGCCGTGGGGATTGTAGGCGGTGCGGCTGCCGCCCTTTTGGTTTTTACGGGAACCCTACCGGCAATTAAGGGAACCGGGGCACCGAGTTACGTTATAACCGGTGCGGGGCTGCTATTGGGTTACGTGACCGGAGTTGTCCAGGCCCTTTTCTTAAAGAGGGTTTTCGACAACCTACAGCGCCTTACGGGTCAGGAGCTTTTCGGCTGGGCCGGGAAGCTATTTTTAGCAGGCGCCGTTTTGCTCGTTTTGGGTATAGGCGTGGTTGTGGCCTGGGCAGGCTGGGTTGTTGCGGCCGTTGCCTTCTTTACAGCACCCGAGAGGCTCAGGCCATCTCCTTGA
- the cimA gene encoding citramalate synthase: MVYIYDTTLRDGAQTKGVSFSLEDKLRITQALDELGVHYIEGGWPGSNPKDLAYFEAVKGLRLGNSKVVAFSSTRRKGLKVEEDPNIQQLVKTEVPAVTVFGKSWDLHATQALGISLEENLQLIYDTISYLKRYFEEVFFDAEHFFDGYKSNPEYAVKTLKVAEEAGADCLVLCDTNGGTLWFETEEIFDAVLKEVKAPLGIHAHNDADMAVVNSLIAVRKGAVQVQGTINGLGERTGNANLCSIIPNLVLKMGVESIPKENLKKLYKVSRLVSELSNRPHPANLPFVGENAFAHKAGVHVSAVEKNPKLYEHMEPELVGNRRKITVSELSGRSNIVNKAREFGVELEKGSPEVKKVLERVKELEAQGYHFEGAEGTLELLFKESVGKAKKYFELKGFRVLTEKRSDNDEAYAEATIKVEIPEEVAREKGLEERVEHTAAEGRGPVEALDKALRKALEKFYPELKSVKLTDYKVRILNEAAGTKALPRVLIESTDGESKWGTVGVSPNIIEASWLALADAFKYKLMKEEEKKRR, encoded by the coding sequence ATGGTTTACATCTACGACACCACCCTGAGAGACGGAGCACAGACTAAAGGGGTCTCTTTCTCCCTTGAGGATAAGCTCAGAATCACCCAAGCCCTCGACGAGCTCGGGGTTCACTACATAGAGGGCGGCTGGCCCGGCTCAAACCCCAAAGACCTTGCATACTTTGAGGCCGTTAAGGGGTTAAGGCTCGGGAACTCAAAGGTTGTTGCGTTTAGCTCAACCAGGCGGAAAGGTTTAAAAGTTGAAGAGGACCCCAACATCCAGCAGCTTGTAAAAACGGAGGTTCCGGCTGTTACCGTGTTCGGCAAGTCCTGGGACCTTCACGCCACCCAGGCTTTGGGCATCAGCCTTGAGGAGAACCTCCAGCTCATATACGACACAATCTCCTACCTGAAGCGCTACTTTGAGGAGGTTTTCTTCGACGCAGAACACTTCTTCGACGGCTACAAGTCGAACCCCGAGTACGCCGTTAAGACCTTAAAAGTTGCAGAGGAAGCGGGAGCCGACTGCCTCGTCCTGTGCGACACAAACGGCGGAACTTTATGGTTTGAAACCGAGGAGATATTCGACGCGGTGCTAAAGGAGGTTAAGGCTCCCCTGGGAATTCACGCCCACAACGACGCCGATATGGCCGTTGTGAACTCGCTCATAGCCGTAAGGAAGGGGGCAGTTCAAGTTCAGGGAACGATAAACGGCTTAGGGGAGCGAACCGGAAACGCCAACCTGTGCTCGATAATCCCCAACCTGGTCCTGAAGATGGGGGTTGAGTCGATTCCAAAGGAGAACTTGAAGAAGCTCTACAAGGTGTCGCGGCTGGTTTCGGAGCTATCAAACAGACCCCACCCTGCAAACCTGCCGTTTGTAGGGGAGAACGCCTTTGCCCACAAGGCCGGAGTTCACGTTTCGGCGGTTGAGAAAAACCCCAAGCTCTACGAGCATATGGAGCCAGAGCTGGTAGGGAACAGGAGGAAGATTACGGTCTCGGAGCTCTCGGGAAGGAGCAACATCGTTAACAAGGCCAGGGAGTTTGGCGTAGAGCTCGAGAAGGGCTCTCCGGAAGTTAAAAAGGTCCTCGAAAGGGTTAAGGAGCTTGAAGCCCAAGGCTACCATTTTGAGGGGGCGGAGGGGACTTTAGAGCTCCTCTTTAAGGAGAGCGTGGGCAAGGCGAAGAAATACTTTGAGCTCAAAGGCTTTAGGGTTTTAACCGAGAAACGCTCCGACAACGACGAGGCCTACGCAGAGGCCACAATCAAGGTTGAGATACCGGAGGAGGTTGCAAGGGAGAAGGGATTAGAAGAGAGAGTAGAGCACACCGCAGCAGAAGGCAGAGGGCCGGTTGAGGCCCTGGACAAGGCCCTGAGGAAGGCCCTTGAGAAGTTCTACCCCGAGCTCAAGAGCGTGAAGCTCACCGACTACAAGGTGAGAATCCTGAACGAGGCGGCCGGAACGAAGGCGCTGCCGAGGGTTCTGATAGAGTCTACAGACGGCGAGAGCAAGTGGGGAACGGTGGGCGTTTCTCCCAATATAATTGAGGCGTCGTGGCTGGCCCTGGCAGACGCCTTTAAGTACAAGCTGATGAAGGAAGAGGAGAAGAAGAGAAGATGA
- a CDS encoding HEPN domain-containing protein, which produces MSNHFRWEELLNTAKFLLKVSNSPLSTSLGNRQACYRTVCNRCYYAVFKNLEDYFRKVGVLSENSSHKELLTYVKGHYPKLFTKLKRLQTLRIAADYDRKVQITEKKASKALKLGEALLSELKKSNLTP; this is translated from the coding sequence ATGAGTAACCACTTTCGCTGGGAAGAGCTTCTGAACACCGCCAAGTTCCTGCTGAAAGTTTCAAACTCACCCCTTTCAACTTCGCTGGGCAACAGACAGGCCTGCTACAGAACCGTGTGCAACAGGTGTTACTACGCAGTATTTAAGAACCTCGAAGACTACTTTAGAAAAGTCGGCGTTCTGTCCGAAAACAGCAGCCACAAAGAGCTTCTAACCTACGTGAAAGGGCACTACCCAAAGCTGTTCACCAAGCTCAAAAGACTCCAAACCCTGCGCATCGCAGCCGACTACGACCGCAAAGTACAGATAACCGAGAAGAAAGCCTCAAAAGCCCTTAAACTCGGGGAGGCGCTTCTCTCGGAGCTCAAAAAGAGCAACCTTACACCTTAA